One genomic window of Solanum dulcamara chromosome 12, daSolDulc1.2, whole genome shotgun sequence includes the following:
- the LOC129876658 gene encoding tryptophan synthase beta chain 1-like: MACNVETIFGQGKLFGFPSHSYKANVNSCVAIGQTQVQHSPWKIVFHQKKSQLLSNEKFGIYGGKFVPETLISSLTKLDYEFNSALHDPQFQMELEVALRDYVGRETPLYFAQRLTDYYKSVNRGIGPDICLKREDLNHGGAHKINNAIAQAMLAKRMGCKDVVASTGAGQHGVATASACAKLSLECTIFMGSLDMERQPSNGLLMNHLGAKVKSVKGSFKDAVSEGIRNWVNNLETSYFLAGAAIGPHPCPTMVREFQSIIGKETRKQAMDKWGGKPHVLVACVGSGSNALGLFHEFIQDEDVRLIGVEAGGTGLDSGKHSATMARGQVGVYHGAMSYLLKDEEGQIIGPHSIGVGLEYPGVSPELSFLKDIGRVEFSVVTDEQALEAYKRLCKLEGIIPGLEASHALAFLDKFCSTLKDGEKVVINLSGRGDKDASTVINHTP; this comes from the exons ATGGCATGTAATGTTGAAACTATTTTTGGACAAGGAAAATTATTTGGCTTCCCATCTCATAGTTATAAAGCCAATGTTAATTCTTGTGTAGCTATTGGCCAAACTCAAGTTCAACACTCACCATGGAAGAtagtttttcatcaaaaaaagaGTCAATTATTAAGCAATGAAAAGTTTGGGATTTATGGTGGAAAGTTTGTACCTGAGACGTTAATATCTTCTTTAACAAAACTTGATTATGAATTCAACTCCGCTTTGCATGACCCTCAATTTCAG ATGGAGCTTGAAGTGGCATTAAGGGACTATGTAGGTCGTGAAACTCCTTTATACTTTGCCCAAAGACTCACAGATTATTACAAGAGCGTTAATAGAGGGATAGGGCCAGACATATGTCTTAAAAGGGAAGATCTAAACCATGGTGGTGCACACAAAATCAACAACGCTATTGCACAAGCTATGTTGGCTAAGCGCATGGGGTGCAAAGACGTCGTGGCGTCCACCGGTGCTGGACAGCATGGTGTCGCCACGGCGTCTGCGTGTGCGAAACTCTCATTGGAGTGCACAATATTTATGGGAAGCTTAGATATGGAGAGACAACCTTCTAACGGACTCTTGATGAACCATCTTGGTGCAAAG GTGAAATCTGTTAAAGGAAGTTTCAAGGATGCAGTATCAGAAGGTATAAGAAATTGGGTTAACAATTTGGAGACAAGTTATTTCTTAGCAGGTGCAGCCATAGGACCTCACCCATGTCCAACCATGGTTCGTGAATTCCAATCAATTATTGGAAAAGAGACTAGGAAACAAGCCATGGACAAGTGGGGTGGCAAACCACATGTGTTGGTGGCATGTGTTGGAAGTGGCTCTAATGCATTAGGTTTGTTTCATGAATTTATACAAGATGAAGATGTAAGGCTCATTGGAGTTGAGGCCGGTGGGACCGGTCTTGATTCAG GCAAACACTCCGCAACTATGGCTAGAGGTCAAGTGGGAGTGTACCATGGTGCCATGAGCTATCTATTAAAAGACGAGGAAGGCCAAATTATTGGACCACACTCCATAGGTGTAGG ACTAGAGTATCCCGGTGTTAGCCCGGAGCTTAGCTTTCTAAAAGACATCGGACGTGTAGAGTTTTCTGTTGTTACAGATGAACAAGCGTTAGAAG CATATAAACGGTTGTGCAAGCTAGAAGGAATAATTCCGGGCTTAGAAGCTTCCCATGCACTTGCATTTCTCGACAAATTTTGTTCAACTTTAAAGGATGGTGAGAAGGTGGTCATTAATTTAAGCGGTCGCGGAGATAAGGATGCTTCCACCGTCATCAATCATACACCATAA